Proteins found in one Candidatus Tectomicrobia bacterium genomic segment:
- the meaB gene encoding methylmalonyl Co-A mutase-associated GTPase MeaB produces MARTPSGELVSEVLAGRVRGIARMMSRAEAGDEGSRHALAEIYFHTGKAHVVGLTGVPGSGKSTLVRSLARAVRESGRKIGIVAVDPSSPFSGGAILGDRVRMTGLTADPGVFIRSMATRGALGGLARSTLDAVDILDAAGFDLVLVETVGVGQDEVDIARAAHTVVVVSAPGLGDEIQAIKAGLLEIADIHVVSKCDRADAHKTLADLKAMLALGPSGDGEPAWVVPVVPTSAERDEGTGDLLSAIDGHRARLDGSGGMERRCRRIIEMRVLKTAEEILRTRFVGRRDGRFAGLIEQVMARNVDPYAAAMDLLAAFYKD; encoded by the coding sequence ATGGCCCGAACGCCCTCCGGCGAGCTGGTTTCCGAGGTCCTGGCGGGCCGCGTGCGGGGAATCGCGCGGATGATGTCGCGGGCCGAGGCGGGTGACGAGGGGTCCCGCCACGCCCTGGCCGAGATTTACTTCCACACCGGCAAGGCGCACGTGGTCGGCCTCACCGGAGTTCCGGGGAGCGGCAAGTCCACCCTCGTGCGGTCGCTGGCCCGGGCCGTCCGCGAAAGCGGCCGCAAGATTGGGATCGTCGCCGTCGATCCCTCCAGTCCCTTTTCGGGAGGGGCCATCCTGGGCGACCGCGTGCGGATGACCGGGCTCACGGCCGACCCCGGCGTTTTCATCCGAAGCATGGCCACGCGCGGGGCGCTGGGTGGCCTGGCCCGATCCACCCTGGATGCCGTGGACATTCTGGACGCGGCCGGCTTCGACCTCGTCCTGGTGGAGACCGTGGGCGTCGGCCAGGACGAGGTGGACATCGCACGGGCGGCGCATACGGTGGTGGTGGTTTCGGCGCCCGGCCTCGGGGACGAGATTCAGGCCATCAAGGCTGGCCTCCTAGAGATCGCCGACATCCACGTGGTCAGCAAGTGCGACCGCGCCGACGCGCACAAGACACTCGCCGACCTGAAGGCCATGCTCGCCCTCGGCCCCTCCGGAGATGGAGAGCCGGCCTGGGTGGTTCCCGTGGTGCCGACGAGCGCTGAACGCGACGAGGGGACCGGCGATCTGCTTTCGGCGATCGACGGCCACCGGGCCCGCCTGGACGGATCGGGCGGGATGGAGCGCCGCTGCCGGCGGATCATCGAGATGCGGGTCCTCAAGACGGCCGAGGAGATTTTGCGAACCCGCTTCGTGGGCCGGCGGGATGGCAGGTTCGCGGGCCTTATCGAGCAAGTGATGGCGCGTAACGTGGACCCCTACGCCGCGGCGATGGACCTGCTCGCCGC